From Rutidosis leptorrhynchoides isolate AG116_Rl617_1_P2 chromosome 3, CSIRO_AGI_Rlap_v1, whole genome shotgun sequence, a single genomic window includes:
- the LOC139896559 gene encoding kinesin-like protein KIN-7F: MGENGGGEMRSGDSGGGHGEKIFVSVRLRPLNGREIVSNDVSDWECFGDNTVIYKNGNLSVPERSMYPSAYTFDRVFGCDCSTRQVYQDGAKDVVLSVVGGINASIFAYGQTSSGKTFTMTGITEYTLADIYDYVQKHPERDFHLKFQAMEIYNESVRDLLTTDGYPLRLLDDPERGTIVENLTEESVRDWDHMMELLSICEAQRQSGETSLNETSSRSHQIIRLTIESSPHNYVGRDSASTLVSTVNFVDLAGSERASQSLTAGTRLKEGCHINRSLLTLGTVIRKLSKGRSGHIPFRDSKLTRILQSSLGGNSRTAIICTMSPARSHVEQSRNTLLFASCAKEVSTNAQVNAVISDKALVKHLQRELERLENELKSPGSNRVPEDTTALLREKDRQLEMMQKRIEELISERDDARSQVQDLLRVVEDNENTSIRLGPDNYPHLQVQISSEADNYIPETSIMINNRQSFDGSVRTLGSSLYSPRRSESSYEENYIRVADLEVNSVPDSTPIRPMIRVAPSSDTDSCHDWDDVDEKSNGGSSNDSTPNGLCKVVRCIESDELVPKAYIESYSSLPDTKIRVFSQAVFHDDHIENRDTVSSKIECVLPESNGDREITPLTEDKEVKSSLKVAETVQAQEDKQSNTPTADDYLLEFRQRFKLPKSRSCNEGMHATYFNKLENSTPPNGYEQYYTGRPLGLPTTSCTFNYGVEFEKGTIDQNDIEAETKTSIEEKDSSAIDSVISKPKEPAKTEDDNQDEDTQILTIERKKSVKHVGLDPIDDGFRGPSWPSEFKKLQKEIIELWHECNASLVHRTYFFLLFNGDPTDFIYMEVERRRLAFVKDMFARVNVAVDDGRTITLASTQRSLRREREMLTKQMHKKLMEHERESLFLRWGIKLNAKYRRVQLANKLWSQTDDMDHVADSAVVVAKLVGLVSDPGHAPKEMFGLNFTPPASRKSYSFKRSLIPLL; this comes from the exons ATGGGGGAAAATGGTGGTGGAGAGATGCGGTCAGGGGACAGTGGCGGTGGTCATGGAGAGAAGATATTTGTATCTGTGCGGTTACGGCCGTTGAATGGGCGAGAGATTGTTTCGAATGATGTGTCTGATTGGGAGTGTTTTGGTGATAATACAGTGATTTACAAAAATGGGAACCTTAGTGTGCCTGAGAGATCCATGTATCCATCTGCTTATACATTTG ACAGGGTTTTCGGTTGTGATTGCTCCACAAGGCAGGTTTACCAGGATGGAGCTAAAGACGTCGTGCTATCGGTAGTCGGTGGTATCAATG CAAGTATATTTGCATATGGGCAAACGAGCAGTGGCAAGACATTCACAATGACTGGGATTACTGAGTATACGTTAGCAGACATATATGACTATGTACAAAAG CACCCCGAGCGGGACTTTCATTTGAAATTTCAAGCCATGGAGATTTATAATGAATCTGTCAGAGATCTACTTACCACTGATGGATATCCACTAAGACTTTTAGACGATCCAGAG AGAGGAACCATTGTCGAAAATCTCACCGAGGAAAGTGTTAGAGACTGGGATCATATGATGGAACTACTGTCCATTTGTGAAG CTCAGAGACAAAGTGGGGAGACATCACTTAATGAAACAAGCTCAAGATCACATCAAATCATCAGACTT ACAATTGAGAGTTCGCCCCACAATTATGTAGGCAGGGACAGCGCAAGTACACTTGTTTCTACTGTG AACTTTGTTGATCTTGCTGGAAGTGAGCGTGCATCCCAGTCATTGACAGCTGGTACGAGGTTAAAGGAAGGCTGCCATATAAACCGCAGTCTACTAACACTGGGAACTGTAATTCGAAAGCTAAG TAAGGGAAGAAGTGGACACATACCATTCAGAGACTCGAAGCTAACCCGTATACTGCAATCGTCGTTAGGAGGTAACTCTAGAACTGCTATCATCTGTACCATGAGTCCTGCACGGAGTCACGTTGAGCAATCGAGAAACACGCTTCTGTTTGCAAGCTGTGCAAAGGAAGTGAGTACTAATGCCCAGGTCAATGCGGTCATATCGGATAAAGCTTTGGTGAAACATTTGCAAAGAGAATTGGAAAGATTAGAAAACGAGTTGAAATCTCCAGGGTCTAATCGTGTACCTGAGGACACTACGGCTTTGCTACGCGAGAAAGACCGTCAACTTGAGAtg ATGCAGAAGCGAATAGAAGAATTAATCTCTGAAAGAGACGATGCTCGATCGCAAGTTCAGGATTTACTACGTGTGGTTGAAGATAATGAAAATACGTCAATACGG TTAGGGCCAGACAATTACCCTCACCTGCAAGTTCAGATATCATCCGAAGCTGATAATTATATTCCAGAGACTTCAATCATGATAAATAATCGTCAATCATTCGATGGAAGCGTTAGAACTCTCGGTTCAAGTCTCTATTCTCCCAGGCGTAGCGAGAGTAGTTATGAAGAAAACTATATACGAGTTGCTGACTTAGAAGTCAACTCTGTTCCTGACAGTACTCCAATAAGGCCGATGATCAGAGTCGCACCATCGAGTGATACTGACTCGTGCCATGATTGGGATGATGTTGACGAGAAAAGTAACGGTGGTTCAAGCAATGACAGTACTCCAAATGGGTTATGCAAGGTGGTTCGCTGCATTGAATCAGATGAGTTGGTTCCAAAGGCATATATAGAATCATATAGTTCACTTCCTGATACAAAGATTAGGGTTTTTTCTCAAGCAGTGTTTCACGATGATCATATTGAAAATCGGGATACGGTAAGTTCTAAAATTGAATGTGTGTTACCTGAATCAAATGGGGATCGAGAAATAACACCATTGACTGAAGATAAAGAAGTGAAATCATCATTGAAGGTAGCTGAAACGGTGCAAGCACAGGAAGATAAACAATCAAACACCCCAACCGCAGATGACTATTTGTTAGAGTTTCGGCAACGTTTCAAATTGCCGAAAAGTAGAAGTTGTAACGAGGGCATGCATGCCACTTACTTTAACAAGCTAGAAAATAGCACTCCGCCAAATGGTTACGAACAATACTACACTGGAAGACCTCTAGGTCTCCCTACGACGAGTTGTACTTTCAACTATGGTGTAGAATTTGAAAAGGGTACCATTGATCAAAACGATATCGAAGCGGAAACGAAGACCTCCATTGAAGAGAAGGATTCGTCGGCAATAGATTCTGTCATTTCAAAACCTAAAGAACCTGCCAAGACCGAGGACGACAATCAAGACGAAGATACCCAA ATTTTGACCATAGAGAGGAAGAAAAGTGTGAAACATGTAGGTCTGGATCCAATTGACGATGGTTTCAGAGGTCCATCTTGGCCCTCGGAGTTCAAGAAGCTGCAGAAAGAAATTATCGAACTTTGGCATGAGTGCAATGCGTCCCTTGTGCACAGGACTTATTTCTTTTTGTTATTCAATGGAGACCCAACTGACTTCATCTACATGGAGGTTGAACGTAGACGGTTAGCCTTTGTTAAAGACATGTTTGCTCGGGTTAATGTGGCTGTAGATGATGGCCGCACTATCACACTTGCCTCCAC TCAAAGATCCCTACGTCGTGAAAGAGAGATGCTGACGAAGCAAATGCACAAGAAACTAATGGAACATGAGCGGGAGAGTCTGTTCCTAAGATGGGGGATCAAGTTGAACGCAAAATACAGAAGGGTTCAGTTAGCTAACAAGTTATGGAGTCAGACTGATGACATGGACCATGTGGCTGATAGTGCTGTTGTTGTAGCCAAGTTGGTTGGGCTAGTATCAGACCCTGGTCATGCCCCTAAAGAGATGTTTGGACTCAATTTCACTCCTCCAGCTTCCAGAAAAAGTTACAGTTTCAAGCGTAGCTTGATTCCTCTTTTGTAA